One genomic segment of Theobroma cacao cultivar B97-61/B2 chromosome 6, Criollo_cocoa_genome_V2, whole genome shotgun sequence includes these proteins:
- the LOC18595238 gene encoding NADH dehydrogenase [ubiquinone] 1 beta subcomplex subunit 3-B — protein sequence MGKPLGPTGEFFRRRDEWRKHPMLSNQLRHATPGLGIALVAFGIYLVGEQVYNRVYAPSSSHHQSQSH from the coding sequence ATGGGGAAGCCACTTGGACCGACGGGGGAATTCTTCAGGAGGAGGGACGAGTGGAGGAAGCATCCGATGCTTAGCAATCAGCTACGGCATGCCACTCCGGGGCTGGGAATCGCCCTCGTGGCCTTCGGCATCTACCTGGTCGGAGAGCAGGTCTACAACAGGGTTTATGCGCCTTCATCCTCTCATCATCAGTCTCAATCTCATTGA
- the LOC18595239 gene encoding polygalacturonase ADPG1, with protein MIIFGGTNCNTRSNISLSVARLDTITELEKQRYSYCPILAKGPTRQSDPSSTAYVTCLVSIIAICISANAQQNVFNVQSYGAAGNGITDDSLAFMKAWKDTCGAGTGIPTMIIPKGKIFLVNPITFTGPCKPSIINVKLSGTIVAPNGPDQWKAADLSTWLAFQDVNGLTIDGPGTMDGSGKGWWDRSCKLHPGHQGCIRLAPTVLKFARCNNIHMSNIKFQNSPQTHVLVLGCQDVDFGFLTVQAPGTSPNTDGIHIQISRNVSIHNSQIGDGDDCISIGDLTSDINITNINCGPGHGVSIGSLGKDGREAQVKNINVRGVNFRRTTNGVRIKTWQTGRGVVENVSFSNMNFTAVENPIIIDQFYCDVPNSCRKTNTGVHINGVLYSQLYGTSRTQVAINLNCSDNFPCTGITLENIQLASATRGGHLVSSCNNAIGVSRGIVEPKSCLPNII; from the exons ATGATAATCTTTGGGGGTACAAACTGCAATACCAGAAGCAACATCTCATTGTCTGTGGCAAGGCTAGATACCATAACTGAACTTGAAAAGCAAAGATACAGCTATTGTCCCATTCTTGCAAAAGGCCCAACCAGGCAGTCA GATCCATCATCAACTGCATATGTTACTTGCCTGGTCTCAATAATCGCAATTTGTATCAGTGCAAATGCACAGCAAAATGTGTTCAACGTTCAAAGTTATGGAGCTGCTGGCAATGGCATCACTGATGATTCCTTG GCGTTCATGAAGGCATGGAAGGATACATGTGGTGCTGGAACAGGCATTCCTACCATGATTATCCCCAAggggaaaatatttttggtgaATCCCATAACATTCACAGGCCCCTGCAAGCCTAGCATAATCAATGTCAAG TTATCAGGAACCATTGTAGCACCCAATGGTCCTGATCAATGGAAGGCAGCTGATCTGTCAACATGGTTAGCCTTTCAGGACGTAAATGGTCTAACTATTGATGGCCCTGGCACGATGGACGGGAGTGGCAAAGGCTGGTGGGATCGCTCATGCAAACTTCATCCTGGTCATCAG GGATGCATCAGACTAGCACCAACG GTACTCAAATTTGCCAGATGCAACAATATTCACATGAGCAATATTAAGTTTCAAAACAGCCCTCAAACGCATGTGCTGGTGTTGGGATGCCAAGATGTTGACTTCGGATTCTTGACTGTACAAGCTCCTGGAACAAGCCCCAACACTGACGGGATACATATTCAGATTTCTCGTAATGTATCCATTCACAATTCACAAATTGGTGATG GAGATGATTGTATCTCCATAGGTGATTTGACCTCTGACATCAACATCACTAACATTAATTGTGGTCCTGGTCATGGTGTGAG CATTGGAAGCCTAGGAAAGGATGGACGGGAGGCTCAAGTAAAGAATATTAACGTGAGGGGAGTAAATTTCCGACGGACAACTAATGGGGTACGAATCAAGACATGGCAG ACAGGCAGAGGTGTAGTTGAGAATGTATCTTTCTCAAACATGAACTTCACAGCAGTGGAAAATCCAATTATCATTGATCAGTTCTACTGTGATGTTCCGAATTCATGTAGGAAAACG AACACTGGAGTTCATATCAATGGTGTGCTCTACTCTCAACTATATGGGACATCAAGAACACAAGTGGCAATCAATCTGAATTGCAGCGACAATTTTCCTTGCACGGGCATTACATTAGAGAACATTCAGTTGGCCTCAGCAACTCGAGGAGGGCATTTGGTTTCTAGCTGCAACAATGCCATTGGAGTGAGTAGAGGAATTGTAGAGCCAAAATCCTGTCTCCCAAACATAATTTAA
- the LOC18595240 gene encoding DEAD-box ATP-dependent RNA helicase 56 — protein MGEIKDNDAYEEELLDYEEEDEKAPDSVSAKAADSAKKGYVGIHSSGFRDFLLKPELLRSIVDSGFEHPSEVQHECIPQAILGMDVICQAKSGMGKTAVFVLSTLQQIEPVAGQVAALVLCHTRELAYQICHEFERFSTYLPDIKVSVFYGGVNIKVHKDLLKNECPHIVVGTPGRILALARDKDLSLKNVRHFILDECDKMLESLDMRRDVQEIFKMTPHDKQVMMFSATLSKEIRPVCKKFMQDPMEIYVDDEAKLTLHGLVQHYIKLGELEKNRKLNDLLDALDFNQVVIFVKSVSRAAELNKLLVECNFPSICIHSGMSQEERLTRYKSFKEGHKRILVATDLVGRGIDIERVNIVINYDMPDSADTYLHRVGRAGRFGTKGLAITFVSSSSDSDVLNQVQARFEVDIKELPEQIDTSTYMPS, from the exons GACTacgaagaagaagatgaaaaagCCCCTGACTCGGTCTCCGCTAAGGCCGCTGATTCTGCCAAGAA GGGGTATGTTGGAATTCACAGTTCGGGATTCAGAGACTTCCTGCTGAAACCAGAGCTGCTTCGCTCTATTGTGGATTCTGGATTTGAACATCCATCCGAAG TTCAACATGAGTGCATCCCTCAAGCTATTCTGGGAATGGATGTCATTTGCCAAGCAAAATCTGGGATGGGGAAAACAGCTGTTTTTGTTCTATCAACTCTTCAGCAAATCGAGCCAGTTGCTGGTCAAGTTGCGGCTCTTGTTCTATGCCATACAAGAGAATTAGCTTACCAG ATTTGCCACGAGTTTGAGAGGTTCAGTACTTATTTGCCAGATATTAAAGTTTCTGTCTTCTATGGTGGTGTCAATATCAAGGTTCACAAGGATTTGCTAAAGAATGAATGTCCCCATATTGTTGTTGGAACACCTGGAAGGATATTGGCTCTTGCTAGGGATAAAGATCTTAGTTTGAAGAACGTGAGGCATTTTATACTTGATGAATGTGACAAGATGCTTGAGTCACTTG ACATGAGGAGAGATGTGCAAGAGATCTTCAAGATGACCCCACATGATAAGCAAGTTATGATGTTTTCAGCTACACTTAGCAAGGAAATTCGACCTGTGTGCAAAAAATTTATGCAAGAT ccaatggaaatttatgttgatgatgaaGCCAAGTTGACTCTTCATGGTCTGGTACAG CATTATATTAAATTGGGTGAGTTAGAGAAAAATCGCAAGTTGAATGACCTCCTTGATGCCTTGGATTTCAACCAAGTAGTCATTTTTGTTAAAAGTGTGAGCAGAGCAGCTGAGCTCAACAAGTTACTGGTGGAGTGCAATTTCCCCTCTATTTGCATCCACTCTGGAATGTCCCAGGAAGAAAG GTTGACACGATATAAGAGTTTCAAGGAGGGGCACAAAAGAATTCTTGTGGCAACAGATTTAGTTGGAAGGGGAATTGATATTGAGCGTGTGAACATTGTAATCAACTATGACATGCCAGACTCTGCTGATACCTACTTGCACAGG GTGGGTAGAGCTGGTAGATTTGGCACCAAGGGTCTTGCAATTACGTTTGTCTCATCTTCATCTGACTCTGATGTCCTGAATCAG GTTCAGGCAAGGTTTGAGGTGGATATAAAGGAGCTTCCTGAGCAAATTGATACTTCTACATACA TGCCTTCATGA